A window of the Podospora bellae-mahoneyi strain CBS 112042 chromosome 6, whole genome shotgun sequence genome harbors these coding sequences:
- a CDS encoding hypothetical protein (EggNog:ENOG503P6PG) — protein sequence MRLRPQLFAQLLLPRRAHSHRTLLPSSSSTASTQLPHHHNHLLHHHHHRRTMSSTTTTSPAPSATSTPPNPGRSPSFHQPSTTPAASAATPTAAAVRPAYVQEQEETPSTTTITTTATTTHQDEDPTANVASPKQQPLPALPAPGTEETETPGKTTTVVVNGAPISLDALGPMVVNRDGTLARIANWQEMSSFERENTLRVLGKRNQLRLATLRGGDENNTAEKKE from the coding sequence ATGCGTCTCCGCCCCCAACTCTTCGCCCAACTACTACTACCCAGAAGAGCACATTCCCATCGGACACTcttgccatcttcttcatcaacggCCTCAACTCAGctaccccaccatcacaaccacctactgcaccaccaccaccaccgcagaaCAAtgtccagcaccaccaccactagcCCCGCCCCATCCGCAACAAGCACGCCACCCAACCCCGGGCGCTCACCATCATTCCATCaaccttcaacaacaccagccgCATCTGCTGCCAcacccacagcagcagccgttAGACCCGCCTATGtgcaagaacaagaagaaaccccatcaacaacaacaataacaacaacagcaaccactACCCATCAGGACGAGGACCCCACCGCAAATGTCGCAagcccaaaacaacaaccacttcccgccctccccgcccccggCACCGAGGAGACCGAAACCCCAGGCAAAACAACCACCGTCGTCGTAAACGGggcccccatctccctcgacGCCCTCGGACCAATGGTCGTCAACAGGGACGGCACCCTGGCCCGCATCGCCAACTGGCAGGAGATGTCCTCGTTCGAGAGGGAAAACACGCTTCGGGTCCTGGGAAAGAGGAACCAGTTGCGTTTGGCCACTCTacgtggtggtgatgaaaaCAACAcagcagaaaagaaagagtAG